From Actinosynnema mirum DSM 43827, a single genomic window includes:
- a CDS encoding hydantoinase/oxoprolinase family protein, with translation MSEDNEVRAEADRADAGRTGVDRTGGVRIGIDVGGTFTDAVAVDAATFALLGKVKVPTSHDHPDGVAHGILRALEELRAATGVDLARVSFLAHGTTQATNALLEGDVAVVGIAGIGSGFDGWATARLKSLRRLELAPGRPLPIRYAAVTDPADPVVVKSAVEALHRDGARVVVAVEPFSVDDPLGERAVVAQAREQGLPATATHEITGLYGLAKRARTAVLNAGIMPRMTETADLVDRSVAAAGITAPLMVMRGDGGVMSVAEMRKRPLLTALSGPAAGVAGALMGERLSEGVFLETGGTSTDVSVVRRGKVQVRHARLGGRETYLPALDVRTVGVGGGSMVRVSGGAVVDVGPRSAHIAGLPYACFAAPGALDGAEPVRLAPRAGDPADYVVLETPGGGRFALTVTCAANALGVVPADAYALADAGTARAAVAVLAADLGTTVEEAARAVLRKAIAPVEAVVDQLVETYRLDRSALTLVGGGGGAAAITPFLGAQSTADWRIAAHSEVISPLGAALAMVRESVERIVPDPGHTDVLAVRAEAERAVIAQGADPAGVDVDVVVDPQRNLIRAVATGATELRAKDRAQVVDEEAVRVAVARSLDVPADRVARVTATEHHAVWGADVRRRGLLGLGRTTRHVRVVDREGVVRLHAAGAHVAETTVARAPGELAAVVDEHTSHGDGGSRAPAVSLLVGAKIADLSGVLDRDQLVALIGAELSARGPDEPVVAIVEDRR, from the coding sequence ATGAGCGAGGACAACGAGGTCCGAGCGGAAGCTGACCGGGCGGACGCGGGTCGGACCGGCGTGGACCGGACCGGCGGGGTGCGGATCGGCATCGACGTCGGCGGCACGTTCACCGACGCGGTCGCCGTCGACGCGGCCACCTTCGCCCTGCTGGGCAAGGTGAAGGTCCCCACCAGCCACGACCACCCGGACGGCGTCGCCCACGGCATCCTGCGCGCCCTGGAGGAGCTGCGCGCGGCCACCGGGGTCGACCTGGCGCGGGTGTCGTTCCTGGCGCACGGCACCACCCAGGCCACCAACGCCCTCCTGGAGGGCGACGTGGCCGTGGTCGGCATCGCCGGGATCGGCTCCGGGTTCGACGGCTGGGCCACGGCGCGGCTGAAGTCGTTGCGCAGGCTGGAACTGGCGCCCGGCCGCCCGCTGCCGATCCGCTACGCCGCCGTCACCGACCCGGCCGACCCGGTCGTGGTCAAGTCGGCGGTCGAGGCGCTGCACCGCGACGGCGCGCGGGTCGTCGTCGCCGTCGAGCCGTTCAGCGTCGACGACCCGCTGGGGGAGCGCGCCGTGGTCGCCCAGGCCCGCGAGCAGGGCCTCCCGGCGACCGCGACGCACGAGATCACCGGCCTGTACGGGCTGGCCAAGCGCGCCCGCACGGCCGTCCTCAACGCCGGGATCATGCCGCGCATGACCGAGACCGCCGACCTGGTCGACCGCAGCGTCGCCGCCGCGGGGATCACCGCGCCGCTGATGGTGATGCGCGGCGACGGCGGCGTCATGTCCGTCGCCGAGATGCGCAAGCGCCCGCTGCTCACCGCGCTGTCCGGGCCCGCGGCGGGCGTCGCGGGCGCGCTGATGGGGGAGCGGCTCAGCGAGGGCGTCTTCCTGGAGACCGGCGGCACCTCCACCGACGTCTCGGTGGTGCGCCGGGGCAAGGTGCAGGTCCGGCACGCCAGGCTCGGCGGCCGGGAGACGTACCTGCCCGCGCTGGACGTGCGCACCGTGGGCGTCGGCGGCGGCTCCATGGTCCGGGTGTCCGGCGGCGCGGTCGTGGACGTCGGGCCGCGCAGCGCGCACATCGCCGGACTGCCGTACGCCTGCTTCGCCGCACCCGGCGCGCTGGACGGGGCCGAGCCGGTGCGCCTGGCGCCCCGCGCGGGCGACCCGGCCGACTACGTGGTCCTGGAGACGCCCGGCGGCGGGAGGTTCGCGCTCACCGTCACCTGCGCGGCCAACGCGCTCGGCGTCGTCCCCGCGGACGCCTACGCGCTCGCCGACGCGGGCACCGCGCGCGCCGCCGTCGCCGTGCTGGCCGCCGACCTCGGCACGACCGTCGAGGAGGCCGCGAGAGCGGTGCTGCGCAAGGCGATCGCGCCGGTCGAGGCCGTGGTGGACCAGCTCGTGGAGACCTACCGGCTCGACCGCTCCGCGCTGACCCTCGTCGGCGGCGGCGGGGGAGCGGCGGCGATCACCCCGTTCCTCGGCGCGCAGTCCACGGCGGACTGGCGGATCGCGGCGCACAGCGAGGTGATCAGCCCGCTCGGCGCGGCCCTGGCGATGGTGCGCGAGTCGGTCGAGCGGATCGTGCCCGATCCCGGCCACACCGACGTGCTGGCCGTGCGCGCCGAGGCCGAGCGGGCCGTGATCGCGCAGGGCGCCGACCCCGCCGGGGTGGACGTGGACGTGGTGGTCGACCCGCAGCGCAACCTGATCCGCGCCGTCGCCACCGGCGCCACCGAGCTGCGCGCCAAGGACCGCGCCCAGGTCGTCGACGAGGAGGCCGTCCGGGTGGCCGTCGCCCGCAGCCTGGACGTGCCCGCCGACCGGGTCGCCCGCGTCACCGCCACCGAGCACCACGCGGTGTGGGGCGCGGACGTGCGCCGCAGGGGCCTGCTCGGCCTCGGCCGCACCACCCGGCACGTGCGGGTGGTCGACCGGGAGGGCGTGGTGCGGCTGCACGCGGCGGGCGCGCACGTCGCCGAGACCACCGTCGCCCGCGCCCCCGGCGAGCTGGCCGCCGTCGTGGACGAGCACACCTCCCACGGCGACGGCGGCTCCCGTGCGCCCGCCGTGTCGCTGCTGGTCGGCGCGAAGATCGCCGACCTGTCCGGGGTGCTGGACCGGGACCAGCTCGTCGCGCTGATCGGCGCCGAGCTGTCCGCGCGCGGCCCGGACGAGCCCGTCGTGGCGATCGTGGAGGACCGGCGGTGA
- a CDS encoding transporter: protein MGIAVLAVMAVGVALMLTRVLPTAFALGLLAVVIALLSGASLAGEENSVTAVLQNGSALLATTMIAVLLGSWLGTLMSETGIAATLVRKIVEFGGERPAVVALGVYAVAVLCGSITGSAPAAMLAGVVGIPAMIAVGVPPVVAGGTVLMGLATGLPVELIGWQFLSDAVDLPLEQVRAFQLRVFPIALVVGVAYVLVEVRRRGARHAWAVRAATARRARRGDAPWYALIAPLLPIVLALGLELPIVPSLLAGVVFALLTTTRPGRLGETAMRSLYRAFDVAAPPLVLFVAIGMLLSAVRLPGAVAALDPVVSAISPSGPVLFVLVFALLVPLCLYRGPLNVYGLGAGVAGVLAGGGVYPVPAVLGLMSSYGQVLCVSDPTSTQTVWSAQYAGVRPEKVMASTLPYTWVMAVGVLTLTSVLFLT, encoded by the coding sequence ATGGGGATCGCCGTGCTGGCCGTGATGGCCGTCGGGGTCGCGCTCATGCTCACCCGCGTCCTGCCCACCGCGTTCGCGCTCGGGCTGCTCGCCGTGGTGATCGCCCTGCTGTCCGGGGCATCCCTGGCGGGCGAGGAGAACAGCGTCACCGCCGTGCTGCAGAACGGGTCCGCGCTGCTGGCCACCACGATGATCGCGGTGCTGCTCGGCTCGTGGCTGGGCACGCTGATGTCCGAGACCGGCATCGCGGCCACGCTCGTGCGCAAGATCGTCGAGTTCGGCGGCGAGCGGCCCGCCGTGGTGGCGCTCGGGGTGTACGCGGTGGCGGTGCTGTGCGGGTCGATCACCGGCTCCGCGCCCGCCGCGATGCTCGCGGGCGTGGTCGGCATCCCGGCGATGATCGCCGTGGGCGTGCCGCCGGTGGTGGCGGGCGGCACGGTCCTGATGGGGCTGGCGACCGGGCTGCCGGTGGAGCTGATCGGCTGGCAGTTCCTGTCCGACGCGGTGGACCTGCCGCTGGAGCAGGTGCGGGCGTTCCAGCTGAGGGTGTTCCCGATCGCGCTGGTGGTCGGGGTCGCCTACGTGCTGGTGGAGGTGCGGAGGAGGGGCGCGCGGCACGCGTGGGCGGTGCGGGCGGCCACGGCCAGGCGGGCTCGGCGCGGTGACGCGCCCTGGTACGCGCTGATCGCGCCGCTGCTGCCGATCGTGCTGGCGCTCGGCCTCGAGCTGCCGATCGTCCCGTCGCTGCTGGCGGGCGTGGTCTTCGCGCTGCTGACCACGACCCGGCCGGGAAGGCTGGGGGAGACGGCGATGCGCTCGCTGTACCGCGCGTTCGACGTGGCCGCGCCGCCGCTGGTGCTGTTCGTCGCGATCGGGATGCTGCTGTCGGCGGTGCGCCTGCCGGGCGCGGTGGCGGCCCTCGACCCGGTGGTGTCCGCGATCAGCCCGTCGGGACCGGTGCTGTTCGTGCTGGTGTTCGCCCTGCTGGTGCCGCTGTGCCTGTACCGGGGTCCGCTGAACGTGTACGGCCTCGGCGCGGGCGTCGCCGGGGTGCTGGCCGGGGGAGGGGTGTACCCGGTTCCGGCTGTGCTGGGGCTGATGTCGTCGTACGGGCAGGTGCTGTGCGTGTCGGACCCGACGAGCACGCAGACGGTGTGGAGCGCGCAGTACGCGGGCGTGCGGCCGGAGAAGGTGATGGCGTCGACGCTGCCGTACACGTGGGTGATGGCGGTGGGGGTGCTGACGTTGACGTCGGTGCTGTTCCTGACCTGA
- a CDS encoding lipase chaperone has product MFTKKFAATVTAVALMTAGCGGADGSTAAQPASSTATSATTTTTTAATTSSSAVPAGFTACGVLPKELVVTAYQVGMNQAPSVYCTDEATTANEMGAKTYTGGYSLPVTVKGVLVVIVDFGKGGAGAEKVLLDAFPVKNPDLNATPVSGLGTGGYSHTDGSKLTLASGKPVGPDMALVTLISTAPQSATMLPQLETVMRSVLDNITELPA; this is encoded by the coding sequence GTGTTCACCAAGAAGTTCGCCGCGACCGTCACGGCCGTGGCCCTGATGACCGCGGGCTGCGGCGGCGCGGACGGCTCCACCGCGGCCCAGCCCGCGTCGTCCACGGCCACGAGCGCCACCACCACGACCACCACCGCCGCCACGACGAGCAGCTCCGCCGTCCCCGCCGGCTTCACCGCGTGCGGGGTGCTGCCCAAGGAGCTGGTCGTCACCGCCTACCAGGTGGGCATGAACCAGGCGCCGAGCGTGTACTGCACGGACGAGGCCACCACCGCCAACGAGATGGGCGCCAAGACCTACACCGGCGGCTACTCCCTGCCGGTCACGGTCAAGGGCGTCCTGGTCGTCATCGTCGACTTCGGCAAGGGCGGCGCGGGCGCGGAGAAGGTCCTGCTGGACGCCTTCCCCGTGAAGAACCCCGACCTCAACGCCACCCCGGTCAGCGGCCTGGGCACCGGCGGCTACTCGCACACCGATGGCTCGAAGCTGACCCTGGCCTCGGGCAAGCCCGTCGGCCCGGACATGGCGCTGGTGACCCTGATCTCCACCGCCCCCCAGTCCGCGACGATGCTGCCGCAGCTGGAGACCGTCATGCGCTCGGTGCTGGACAACATCACCGAGCTGCCCGCCTGA
- a CDS encoding NAD(P)H-dependent oxidoreductase, with translation MHTLVVFAHPEPDSLTGSTARRVADLVAATPGHTAEVADLTAEGFHPTFTAADLKTTRTAADAPADVRREQERVERADHLVLVFPVYWWAFPALLKGWVDRVFTNGWAYGKGGTALVGRGVHLVALAGADADMYERHGYDESMRVAIDHGIFEYSGTRVTSSRFLHEADNPDAATVTGAVDALVADLTSAALV, from the coding sequence GTGCACACCCTGGTCGTCTTCGCCCACCCCGAGCCCGACTCGCTCACCGGCTCCACCGCCCGCCGTGTCGCCGACCTGGTCGCGGCGACCCCCGGCCACACCGCCGAGGTGGCCGACCTGACCGCCGAGGGCTTCCACCCGACGTTCACCGCCGCCGACCTGAAGACCACGCGCACCGCGGCCGACGCCCCGGCCGACGTCAGGCGCGAGCAGGAGCGCGTCGAGCGCGCCGACCACCTCGTCCTGGTCTTCCCGGTCTACTGGTGGGCGTTCCCCGCGCTGCTCAAGGGCTGGGTCGACCGCGTCTTCACCAACGGCTGGGCCTACGGCAAGGGCGGCACGGCGCTGGTCGGGCGCGGGGTGCACCTGGTGGCGCTGGCGGGCGCCGACGCGGACATGTACGAACGGCACGGCTACGACGAGTCGATGCGCGTGGCGATCGACCACGGGATCTTCGAGTACTCCGGCACCCGCGTGACCTCGTCCCGCTTCCTGCACGAAGCGGACAACCCCGACGCCGCGACGGTCACGGGGGCCGTCGACGCGCTGGTGGCGGACCTGACGTCGGCGGCGCTCGTGTGA
- a CDS encoding TetR/AcrR family transcriptional regulator, giving the protein MSHDARHSQLLDEARLLIREEGCDALTLARVADRAGVAKPLVYQHFGTRAAVLVELYRRFEERQLAVLRELLGSAGGGLRSVAEQIADACVGCAVTEGEELPGVISALEGSPELRRVRQEADRRFGDACLEALLPHARADGLPAAAMPAILGAMSGVSRSLIAGECTPDEGREALREVIAALVPSGG; this is encoded by the coding sequence ATGTCGCATGACGCTCGTCACTCCCAGCTCCTGGACGAGGCCCGGCTGCTCATCCGGGAGGAGGGCTGCGACGCCCTGACCCTGGCCCGCGTCGCGGACCGCGCGGGCGTGGCGAAACCGCTGGTGTACCAGCACTTCGGCACGCGCGCCGCCGTGCTCGTCGAGCTCTACCGGCGGTTCGAGGAGCGGCAGCTCGCCGTGCTCCGCGAGCTCCTGGGCTCGGCCGGGGGCGGCCTGCGCTCGGTCGCCGAGCAGATCGCGGACGCGTGCGTGGGCTGCGCGGTCACCGAGGGGGAGGAGCTGCCGGGGGTCATCAGCGCCCTGGAGGGCTCACCGGAGCTGCGGCGGGTCAGGCAGGAGGCGGACCGGCGCTTCGGCGACGCGTGCCTGGAGGCCCTGCTCCCGCACGCCCGCGCGGACGGCCTCCCCGCCGCCGCCATGCCCGCGATCCTCGGCGCCATGAGCGGGGTCTCGCGCAGCCTCATCGCGGGGGAGTGCACGCCGGACGAGGGGCGCGAGGCGCTCCGGGAGGTCATCGCGGCCCTCGTGCCGAGTGGCGGCTGA
- a CDS encoding GNAT family N-acetyltransferase, producing the protein MTTLAYPPPLDDGVVRVRPWHDGDLRCVEQASQDPTIPLGTTVPARYTEEEGRAYLARQHARLTSGQGISLAIACLDTDEAVGHINLMTRPQRGVAGIGYWVVPAARRQGVAPRAIALLTAWGLGAGGFARVEAWVDPDNHASQRVLELCGYLLEGRLRSFLTFGGRRTDVLVYSRVTADAGR; encoded by the coding sequence ATGACCACCCTGGCCTACCCTCCCCCGCTCGACGACGGCGTCGTCCGCGTGCGCCCGTGGCACGACGGGGACCTGCGGTGCGTCGAGCAGGCCTCCCAGGACCCCACGATCCCGCTGGGCACCACCGTGCCCGCGCGCTACACCGAGGAGGAGGGCCGCGCCTACCTCGCCCGCCAGCACGCCCGGCTCACCTCCGGGCAGGGGATCTCGCTGGCGATCGCCTGCCTGGACACCGACGAGGCCGTCGGTCACATCAACCTGATGACGCGCCCGCAGCGGGGCGTCGCGGGCATCGGCTACTGGGTCGTCCCCGCCGCCCGCCGTCAGGGCGTCGCCCCGCGCGCGATCGCGCTGCTGACCGCGTGGGGCCTGGGCGCGGGCGGGTTCGCGCGCGTCGAGGCATGGGTCGATCCCGACAACCACGCCTCGCAACGGGTGCTGGAGCTGTGCGGCTACCTCCTGGAGGGGAGGTTGCGCAGCTTCCTCACCTTCGGCGGTCGTCGCACCGACGTGCTCGTCTACTCCCGCGTCACGGCGGACGCGGGACGATGA
- a CDS encoding bifunctional lysylphosphatidylglycerol flippase/synthetase MprF, with translation MAGDADTAVAQQGDTGGPPGAVRAWTARALRAMAGAPVTASLVAVLWTLAAVTGSLHAGPSPQLRDLVAAGVRPLAEGRWWTPLTSALWAHGWVAYAVSTLVALAVLPVVERRLGSPRTAALLVGVQVVGVLVGVGLLAVAPGEWAHDLAGATSIGPIGAVLGAALAGSAELGPRWRRRLRLLLVTALVMMTLYAGLLVDFLRLSVGLTGLAAVLLARRRPRPAPHPPSAAEARALVALVVAVAAVGPVVAVLARTPIGPLSVLHDLFIPTPLDAADVQALCAAPADGVLTDAADAVQCKQMQAALRLSGAGPAVLSLIPVLLLLVAAEGLRRGRRAAWWTALALHGVFAVLGLELVTLLVEVPEEERVYFAGLPGAQSLVAMLLPLALPTLVFLLVASARSRFPVRHPDANRAAATIGLALLGAVGVWLLGGWLARSGFDRATGFGDLLTELPHRFVPPGYLVETPPAFLPSDVPTTVLFEWTGPAFWLVTAAVLLRLFTRAPSAALADERERVEELLRADPRSDLARMVLWEGHRYWFTPDGGTALAYRVIGSVALTTGGPFGAPGTDVAAVAGFTAFCRDNGWIPCLYTVTEPVRAACADQGYSTVQVAEETVLDLPGLAFTGKAWQDVRTALNQAAKKGITAEWHTLAELPLGMADQVKAIAEEWIADKGMPEMGFTLGGLAELAEPGTRLLLAVDADRTVHGVTSWLPVYRDGVVVGWTLDFMRRRTDGFRGVVEFLIASAAQSCRDEGALLLSLSGAPLARRDRGGEPTRLQRLLDHLASTLEPVYGFRSLLAFKAKFQPDYRPLHMAYPEGAALPAIGRALMRAYLPQVSARQIAALTRKLLD, from the coding sequence ATGGCCGGGGACGCGGACACCGCCGTGGCGCAGCAGGGGGACACCGGCGGACCGCCCGGCGCGGTGCGCGCGTGGACGGCGCGCGCCCTCCGGGCGATGGCGGGCGCACCCGTCACCGCCTCGCTCGTCGCCGTCCTCTGGACGCTCGCCGCCGTCACCGGCTCCCTTCACGCCGGCCCCTCCCCGCAGCTGCGCGACCTCGTCGCCGCGGGCGTCCGCCCGCTCGCCGAGGGCCGCTGGTGGACCCCGCTCACCTCCGCCCTCTGGGCGCACGGCTGGGTCGCCTACGCCGTGTCCACCCTGGTCGCCCTCGCCGTGCTGCCCGTCGTCGAGCGCCGCCTCGGCTCGCCGCGCACCGCCGCCCTGCTGGTCGGCGTCCAGGTCGTCGGCGTCCTGGTCGGCGTGGGGCTGCTCGCGGTCGCGCCGGGGGAGTGGGCGCACGACCTGGCGGGCGCCACCTCCATCGGGCCCATCGGCGCCGTCCTGGGCGCCGCGCTCGCCGGCTCCGCCGAGCTCGGCCCCCGCTGGCGCCGCCGCCTGCGCCTGCTGCTGGTCACCGCCCTGGTGATGATGACCCTCTACGCGGGCCTGCTCGTGGACTTCCTGCGCCTGTCGGTCGGCCTCACCGGCCTGGCCGCCGTGCTGCTCGCCCGCCGCCGCCCGCGCCCCGCCCCGCACCCGCCGTCGGCCGCCGAGGCCCGCGCGCTGGTCGCCCTGGTGGTCGCCGTCGCCGCCGTGGGACCGGTCGTGGCCGTGCTCGCCCGCACCCCCATCGGCCCGCTGTCGGTGCTGCACGACCTGTTCATCCCCACCCCGCTCGACGCCGCCGACGTGCAGGCGCTGTGCGCCGCACCCGCCGACGGCGTTCTCACCGACGCCGCCGACGCCGTCCAGTGCAAGCAGATGCAGGCCGCCCTGCGGCTGTCCGGCGCGGGCCCCGCGGTGCTCTCCCTCATCCCCGTCCTGCTGCTCCTGGTCGCCGCAGAGGGCCTGCGCCGGGGCCGCCGCGCCGCCTGGTGGACGGCGCTGGCGCTGCACGGGGTGTTCGCCGTGCTCGGCCTGGAGCTGGTGACGCTGCTGGTGGAGGTGCCGGAGGAGGAGCGGGTCTACTTCGCGGGCCTGCCCGGCGCGCAGTCGCTGGTGGCGATGCTGCTGCCGCTGGCCCTGCCGACCCTGGTGTTCCTGCTGGTGGCCTCGGCCCGCTCGCGCTTCCCGGTCCGCCACCCCGACGCGAACCGCGCCGCCGCCACGATCGGGCTCGCGCTGCTGGGCGCGGTCGGCGTCTGGTTGCTGGGCGGGTGGCTGGCCCGCTCCGGGTTCGACCGGGCCACCGGGTTCGGCGACCTGCTCACCGAGCTGCCGCACCGGTTCGTCCCACCCGGCTACCTGGTGGAGACCCCGCCCGCGTTCCTGCCCTCCGACGTGCCCACGACGGTGCTGTTCGAGTGGACCGGCCCGGCGTTCTGGCTGGTCACGGCCGCGGTGCTGCTGCGGTTGTTCACCAGGGCGCCGTCCGCCGCGCTCGCCGACGAGCGCGAGCGCGTGGAGGAGCTGCTGCGCGCCGACCCGCGCTCGGACCTGGCGCGCATGGTGCTGTGGGAGGGCCACCGCTACTGGTTCACCCCGGACGGGGGCACCGCGCTGGCCTACCGGGTGATCGGGTCGGTGGCGCTGACCACCGGCGGCCCGTTCGGCGCGCCGGGCACGGACGTGGCGGCGGTGGCCGGGTTCACCGCGTTCTGCCGCGACAACGGCTGGATCCCGTGCCTGTACACGGTGACCGAGCCGGTCCGGGCCGCCTGCGCCGACCAGGGCTACTCCACCGTGCAGGTGGCGGAGGAGACGGTGCTGGACCTGCCGGGGCTGGCGTTCACCGGCAAGGCGTGGCAGGACGTGCGCACCGCGCTCAACCAGGCGGCCAAGAAGGGCATCACCGCCGAGTGGCACACCCTTGCGGAGCTGCCGCTGGGCATGGCCGACCAGGTGAAGGCGATCGCGGAGGAGTGGATCGCCGACAAGGGGATGCCGGAGATGGGCTTCACCCTGGGCGGGCTCGCCGAGCTGGCGGAGCCGGGGACGCGGCTGCTGCTGGCGGTGGACGCGGACCGGACCGTGCACGGGGTGACGAGCTGGCTTCCGGTGTACCGGGACGGGGTGGTGGTGGGCTGGACGCTGGACTTCATGCGGCGGCGCACCGACGGGTTCCGGGGCGTGGTGGAGTTCCTGATCGCCTCGGCCGCCCAGTCCTGCCGGGACGAGGGGGCGCTGCTGCTGAGCCTGTCCGGCGCGCCGCTGGCCCGCCGCGACCGGGGCGGGGAGCCGACGCGGTTGCAGCGGCTGCTGGACCACCTGGCGTCCACGCTGGAGCCGGTGTACGGGTTCCGGTCGCTGCTGGCGTTCAAGGCGAAGTTCCAGCCCGACTACCGGCCGCTGCACATGGCCTACCCGGAGGGGGCGGCGCTGCCCGCGATCGGGCGGGCGCTGATGCGGGCCTACCTGCCGCAGGTGTCGGCGCGGCAGATCGCGGCGCTGACCCGCAAGCTGCTGGACTGA
- a CDS encoding alpha/beta hydrolase: MLDWSLLPGARLAVAVVVAGAVALVALLLGRARRWWSRRVPLAVGVALALTGVAWAVVTLSRLTAYPLPPVVWGSVLAGSLALALAGVRLAARPWRWRRLVALPLALVVLLGAGQAVNAHFGQYPTPRSALGLPRADEVDLAEVPPVDDGVVPAPEGASVASAWTPPADLPKQGVVAQVTIPGTVSGLAARPGWVWLPPAYLVVPRPLLPVLVLVNGQPGAPGDWLAGGRLAERMNAYAAEHAGLAPVVVVPDDLGGSSVGNPMCLDSALGNARTYLVRDVPDWITSTLRVDPDPAAWAFGGFSHGGTCAVQMAVTATDRYPTFLSISGEDEPRRGTRQQTVADAFGGDEAAFRAVNPRDVLAGARFPQVAGRFVVGEGDRDFRAQGERMFAAARDAGMDVELVVLPGQHGWEVWGPGLTRWLPWLGDRLRLTR, encoded by the coding sequence GTGCTGGACTGGTCGCTGCTGCCGGGCGCGCGCCTGGCGGTCGCCGTGGTGGTGGCGGGCGCGGTGGCGCTGGTGGCGCTGCTGCTCGGGCGGGCGCGCCGCTGGTGGTCGCGGCGGGTGCCGCTGGCGGTGGGGGTGGCGCTGGCGCTGACCGGGGTGGCGTGGGCGGTGGTGACCCTGTCGCGGCTGACCGCGTACCCGCTGCCGCCGGTGGTGTGGGGGTCGGTGCTGGCGGGGTCGCTGGCGCTGGCGCTGGCCGGGGTGCGGTTGGCGGCGCGGCCGTGGCGGTGGCGGCGGCTGGTGGCGCTGCCGCTGGCGCTGGTGGTGCTGCTGGGGGCCGGTCAGGCGGTGAACGCGCACTTCGGGCAGTACCCGACGCCGCGCTCGGCGCTGGGGCTGCCCAGGGCGGACGAGGTGGACCTGGCGGAGGTGCCGCCGGTGGACGACGGGGTCGTGCCCGCGCCGGAGGGGGCGAGCGTGGCCTCGGCGTGGACGCCGCCCGCCGACCTGCCGAAGCAGGGCGTGGTGGCGCAGGTGACGATCCCCGGCACGGTGTCGGGGCTGGCGGCGCGGCCGGGGTGGGTGTGGCTGCCGCCCGCGTACCTGGTGGTCCCCAGGCCGCTGCTGCCGGTGCTGGTGCTGGTCAACGGGCAGCCGGGGGCGCCGGGGGACTGGCTGGCGGGCGGGCGGTTGGCGGAGCGGATGAACGCCTACGCCGCCGAGCACGCGGGGCTCGCGCCGGTGGTGGTGGTGCCGGACGACCTGGGCGGCTCGTCGGTGGGCAACCCGATGTGCCTGGACTCGGCGCTGGGGAACGCGCGGACGTACCTGGTGCGGGACGTGCCGGACTGGATCACCTCGACGCTGCGGGTGGACCCGGACCCGGCGGCGTGGGCGTTCGGCGGGTTCTCGCACGGGGGCACGTGCGCGGTGCAGATGGCGGTGACGGCCACGGACCGGTACCCGACGTTCCTGTCGATCTCGGGGGAGGACGAGCCCCGGCGCGGGACGCGGCAGCAGACGGTGGCGGACGCGTTCGGCGGGGACGAGGCGGCGTTCCGGGCGGTCAACCCGCGCGACGTCCTGGCGGGGGCCAGGTTCCCGCAGGTGGCGGGGCGGTTCGTGGTGGGGGAGGGGGACCGGGACTTCCGGGCGCAGGGGGAGCGGATGTTCGCGGCGGCGCGGGACGCGGGGATGGACGTGGAGCTGGTGGTGCTGCCCGGCCAGCACGGGTGGGAGGTGTGGGGGCCGGGGCTCACCCGCTGGTTGCCGTGGCTGGGGGACCGGCTGCGGTTGACGCGGTGA